A region of the Streptomyces durocortorensis genome:
CCCGGCCCACCCGATGAACGCCCCGTACGCGACGCCTCCCGGCACCATGAGCCACAGCGCGCCATGGTGGTCCGCGAGGTGCAGCCAGATCGTCATCGCGATCACCGGCGCGGCCAGCAGCGAGGTGGCCACCATGCCACCGAGGATCGATATCCAGGCCAGTCCGCCCTGTCCCGGAGCCACGTTCTTGAACGCGCCCTCCTGCGGGATCGAGTACGCGAACAGCGCCGAGGCCACCGCCCCTGTCGACACCATCGCGCCCAGCAGCGCGAAGGACAGGCCCAGCGCCCCGGGCAGGGTCTCCCAGTCGCCGATCACCGCCGCCGTCACCACGCAGACCACCAGCGTGTACGGGAGCGTGATCAGCAACAGAGCCAGCGCGCGGGCCCGCAGCTCGACGTACGCGTCCCGGGGCGAGGAGATCGTCAGCGCCACCATCCAGAACGCCGAGGTGTCCTGCCCGAACTGGTTGTACATCTGCATACCGAGCATGCCCGCGGCGAAGCACGCGAAGTACACCGAGCCGGTGCCCTGGAACGCGTTGAGCAGCGGCACGATCGCGCCGATCGCCAGCGCCGTCACCCAGCCCGCCTTCGTCTTCGGGTCCCGCGCCACATACCGCAGGCTCCGCTGTACGACGGTCCCCGTGCGGCCCTCCGGCAGCAGCCCCGCCAGACCGCCGCGGCCGGCGGACGACTCCTTGCGGGACGGTTCGGCGGCCGCCAGCGTCGAGCCGTCCGGCGCGGTCATCAGCTTCACCAGGCTCCGCTGCCACGTCCACAGCAGCGCGGCCAGGGCGGCCACCGTGATCAGCAGCTGGAGGACCGCGATGCCCGGCGAACCGTCCGACGCCGAGTCCACCGCCCCTATCGCGGAGGCGCCGGGCAGCCAGCGGACCACGCCCGCAGCCGGTTCGAGCGCGGAGAGCCCGCCGGACTGCCCGAGCCGCTGCGCGCCGAAGTTGACGAACTGGATGCCCACCGCGATCACCAGCCCGCTGAGCACCGCGAGGTCGCGGCCCTTGCGGGAGTTCAGCAGCCGTACGTTGGCGGTGGCCACCGCCCGCGACAGCGCCACGCAGAGCAGCATCGTCAGCGGGACGGCGAGGACCGCGAACACCACCCCGACCGCCCCCCGCGCCAGCGCGAGGACCGAGCCGGTCACCAGGCACAGCGTGAACAGCGGGCCGACGCCGATCATCGACGACACCAGCAGGGCCCGCACCAGCGGCTGCGGCCGCAGCGGCAGCATCGCCAGCCGGGTCGGGTCGAGGGTGTCGTCACCACTGGGGAAGAACAGCGGCAGCACCGCCCAGCCGAGCGCCACGACGCCGGTGAGCAGCACCACGACCGTGCCCGCGTGCTCGTCGCCGCGCAGCAGGACTAGGCCCAGGACCTGCCCCGCGGCGACCAGCAGGGTGAGGACGAGGGAGACGATGAACGCGGCCCTGCGCCCGGCGGACTGCCGCAGACCGTTCCGCAGGAGCGACAGTTTCAGCCGTACGAAGACCGGGGTCAGGCCCGACGTCGGCGCGGCCGGGGCGACGGCGGTGACCGGAGTGTCCAGCACGCTCATCGGGAGCCGCCCAGCCAGTCGAGGGCGTCACCGGTGTCCCGGCCGCTCGCGCCGACCAGTTCGAGGAAGGCCGTCTGCAACGAGGGGGCGTCGCCGCGTACCTCGGCCAGTGTGCCGCGCGCCTTGATCCGGCCCGCCGCCATCACCGCCACCCAGTCGCACAGCGACTCGACCAGCTCCATGACATGGCTGGAGAAGACCACCGTCGCCCCGGACCGCGTGTAGCGCTCCAGCACCCCGCGGATCGTCTGGGCGGAGACCGGGTCGACGCCCTCGAAGGGCTCGTCCAGGAACAGCACTTCGGGGTTGTGGAGGAGTGCGGCCGCGAGGCCGATCTTCTTCCGCATACCGGTCGAGTAGTCGACGACCAGCTTGTGCTGCGCACCCGCCAGGTCCAGCACGTCGAGAAGCTGGGTGGCCCGCTTGTCGACCTCGTCACCGGGGAGCCCGCGCAACCGCCCGTTGTACGCGAGAAGTTCGCGTCCCGACAGCCGCTCGAAGAGCCGCAGCCCCTCCGGCAGCACGCCGATCCGGGACTTCACCTCGACCGGGTCCGTCCACACGTTGTGGCCCGCGACCTCGATCGTCCCCATGTCGGGCCGGAGGAGCCCGGTGATCATCGAGAGCGTGGTCGTCTTACCGGCCCCGTTGGGCCCCACCAGCCCGATGAACTTGCCCGCGGGCAGCTCCAGATCGATCCCCGAGACGGCGACCTGCTCCCCGAACCGCTTCCACAGCCCCTGTACGCGGACAGCGGGGGGCGCCGTCGGCGCACCGCCCGCTGTCGCGTCTGCTTCTGTACCCGCGCCTCTGTCGATGCGCGTGTCTGTTTCCGTACGTGCATCTGCCTGGTCCGGCATGGCACAGCCTTTCGATATCCCCACGTGGTGGGGACCACCCTACGAAAGGCTTCCGAAGCCCTACGAGGTCCGGGTGCGGGCGTCGGCCGCCTCGCGTGCGCAGGCGTACGCCAGGGGGCTGATCAGCTCGTCCACATCGGGCAGCCAGCGGTTGACGTGGGTGGGCTTGCGGGCCCACTGCACCGCCCCGCGCCCGCCGACCCGGGTCGGCGGAGCGGCGATGTAGTGGCCCTCGCCCCGGCCGGTCAGATCGATCGCCTCGGCGTTCCAGCCGAGCGCGCGCACCAGCTCGGGGGCCTTGGCCGCGGCCCCGGGCAGCACGAAGAACATCATCCGGCGGTCGGGCGTGCAGGTGACCGGGCCGAGGGTCAGGTCCATCCGCTCCATCCGCGCCAGCGCCAGGAAGCCCGCGGCCTCCGGGACCTCCAGCGCGTCGAAGGTGCGCCCGGTCGGCAGCAGCACCGAGGCGCGCGGCTGCCGGGACCACATACGCCGGGCGGCGGCCCCGCTGCCGGTCGCCTGGCCCGCCCAGTCGGGCCGGTCCGCGTGGGCCCCGGGCAGGGCGCAGGCCGGCTCGCCGCAGGAGCAGCGCTCCCTGCCCTCCACCGCCTCCAGCCAGGTGCCGGGGAACACGTCCCAGTGACGCTCTTCCGCATACCGCACCGCGGCGTCGAGCAGGTGATCCCCCCGCTGCTGAGGTACTTGTGCGGCTTCCGTGACTCCGATGGGCTCTTCCACGACCAGCACAACTCCCGGCGTCACCGGGGGTTACGGCCTCCCCATGACCGGGTCACGGTGCATCGATCCTGCACGCGGGGCGCATCGGAGCATGGACGGGGGCGCGCGTGAGGCGTCGTACCGAAGGGCGGGTAACCACCTTCAGGACCGCCGACCGTACCGAATGCCGATGGAATATGCGCATTTCTTGTGTATGTGCCGGGCAGTGATCCCTTCCACCGATCGCTGCACATAACCGATGCTTCAGGGGGACATATGGCTGCAAGGCCTCTCGTAGCCCGCCAGCCCAACGAACGGCTCCAGACGCTCATCCAGGAAGCCGCCTGTTCCAACGCGGGCCTCGCGCGCCGCGTGAACATGGTCGGGGCCGAGCGAGGGCTCGACCTGCGCTACGACAAGACCTCCGTGGCGCGCTGGCTGCGCGGACAGCAACCCCGGGGCCGGGCCCCGGGGATCATCGCCGAGGCGCTCGGCCGCAAGCTCGGCCGTACGGTCACCATCGACGAGATCGGCATGGCCAACGGCAAGAACCTGGCCTCCGGCGTCGGCCTCCAGTACGCGCCGACCGTGGCCGGGGCCGTCGAGCAGGTCTGCGAGCTGTGGCGCAGCGACGTGGGCCGCCGCGATCTGCTCACGGGTTCGGCCATCGCCGCCTCCGCACTGGTCGAGCCCAGCCGGGACTGGCTGATCTCCGGCACCGACCCGCAGGTCGAGCGGACGGCCGGGGCCCGGGTCGGGATGTCCGACGTGGAGGCGGTGCGGGCGATGACCACCGCCCTGACCGACCTCGACCACCGCTTCGGCAGCGGCCATGTCCGCCCGGTGCTCGTGCACTACCTCAACAGCGTGGTCTCCGGGCTGCTTTCGGGGGCGTACCGCGAACAGGTGGGGCGTGAGCTGTTCGGCGCGGTGGCCCGGCTCACCGAACTCGGCGGGTACATGGCGGTCGATACCGGTCAGCCCGGCCTCGCCCAGCGGTACTACATCCAGGCCCTGCGGCTCGCACAGGCGGCGGGCGACCGGGCCTACGGCGGCTATGTGCTGGCCGCCTCCATGAGCCACCTCGCCGCCCAGCTCGGCAACCCGCGCGAGATCGCCCAACTGGCCCGCGCCGCACAGGAAGGAGCCCGGGGGCAGGTCACCCCCCGCGCCCAGGCGATGTTCTACGCGGCCGAGGCCCGGGGGCACGCGCTGCTCGGGGACGCCAGGACCTGCCACGCGGTGGCGGGGCGGGCGGTCGCCGCGCTGGAGCAGGCCGACCCGGACACGGGCGACGACCCGGTCTGGATCGCGCACTTCGACGCGGGCTACCTCGCGGACGAACTGGCCCACTGCCACCGGGACCTGGGGCAGGCGCAGGAGGCCGCCCGGCGGGCCAGGGAGGCGCTGGCCGCGCTGCCGGAGACCCGGGCGCGGCGCCGGGGCATCGGGCTGGTGCTCCTCGCCTCGGCCCAGGTCCAGCAGCGCGAGGTGGAGCGGGCCTGCCACACGGGGACGCGGGCGATGGAGCTCCTGGGGACGGTGCGTTCCACCCGGGGCGCCGAATACCTCGACGACCTCCAGCAGCGGCTCACGCCCTACGCCGAGGAGCCCGCGGTACGGGAGTTCGGCGAGCGGCTGGAGCTCCAGGCGGCGTGAGCCCGCGGCTGCGGGCCCGGTCGCGCGGGTCCGCCCGATAACAGCGTCGTGGGGCGGCCGGATGTTACCCCCGCTGTGAAGGGGTCGTGAGGGGCCCTACGCGCTTGGCGGAGGCGGGTGACCACCCGATAGCGTGAGCCGACGATTCCGTAGGTTCACACGTAGGAGTCCCGGTGACGCAGAGCGGACAGGGCGGACAGGGCGGCGAGCAACAGCTCCCCGCCGCACGACCCGCGCACGAGGGTGTCGTCCTGCCCGCCGACGGCGGTGCCCCCTGGACCCCGGGGGGACCCGCGGCCGGAGGGCAGGGCACGCACGGCGGACACGGCGAGCAGGCGGCCCCCGCGGGCGGACAGCCGTGGGGGCAGCCGTGGGGGCCGCAGTCCGACGCGCCGCCGCAGCCGGACCCGCAGGCGTCGGGACACTACGGCTACCCGCAGCCCCAGACGCAGGCACAACCCCTTCCGCCCGCGCAGACGCCGGGCGCCGGGGCGTACCAGCAGCCGGACGCGCATCAGCAACCGGACGCGTATCAGCAGCCCGGGGCGTATCAGCAACCCCAGCAGCAGGGCTCGTACCAGCAGCAGGCCCAGCAGCACGGCTCGTACCAGCAGCCCCGGTCGCAGCAGCAGTCCCAGCCCCTGCCGTACGCGCAGCCGCTGCCGCCGGAGGCCGTGCCGGGCACGCGGGGAGGCCCCGGGGCTCCCGGTGTTCCCGGCGGTGACGCGGACGCCACGCAGTACATCGCGCCCGTCCCGGGAGGCTCCGGACCCGTCGGGATGCCCCAGCACGGCGGCGACGCGGACGCCACGCAGTACATACCTCCGGTGCCCGGCGGCGCCCCGTACGGGGTCAGGCCGGGCGCGCCGGGGGACCGGCAGCCGCCCGCGGAGTTCGACAACCTGTTCCGCGCGGAGGGGCCGGCGGGCGGCACGCAGCAGATGCCGCAGCTCGACACGGGGCAGCAGGCCCCGCCCCCGTACCAGCAGCCTCCGCAGCAGGGCTACCAGCCCCAGCAGCCGCACCGGGGCGAGCAGTTGCCGCCCCACGCTCCCCAGCCCCACCAGGCCTCCCCGGGCTACCAGTCCGGCCTCCAGGGGCTCCAGGGCCGTGCGGAGCAGGACGGGCCGCCCCCGCACCAGGACGGCGAGCCGCCGCGCCGGCGCTCCGCGCACGTCCCGCTGATCGCCGCCGTCGTCGTCGGCTGCGCGGTCCTCGGGCTCGGCGCGGGCGCCCTGATGAGCGGCGGCGGCGACTCCCCCGAGGACGACAAGCAGACGGTGGCGGCGCAGAGTTCACCCCCGGCCGATGAGCCCACCCCCAAGGAGGCGCCCGACCCCGCGAAGCCGCAGGCCGAGGCGCTGGACAAGCTGCTGGCCGACAGCAACAACAGCCGCGCCGCGGTGATCAGCGCGGTCGAGAAGATCAAGTCCTGCAAGGACCTGGACCGGGCGAACACCGATCTCAAGGGCGCCGCCCAGCAGCGCCGCGACCTGCTGACCCGGCTCGACGGCCTGACCCTGGACGAGCTGCCGCGCCACGCCGAGCTGACGTCCTCGCTCACCCGGGCGTGGAAGGCCTCCGCCGCGGCCGACGAGCACTACGCCACCTGGGCCCGGCAGGCCAAGAAGAACAAGAACGTCTGCAAGGGCGGCCAGGCCCGGACGACGAAGGAGACGGCCAGCGGCAACGAGCAGAGCGGGGTGGCCACCCAGGCCAAGCGCGAGGCGTCGCGGCTCTGGAACGTGATCGCCGCGAAGTACGGCCTCACCAAGCACGCGTACACCGAGCTCTGAGCGACCGGCTTACGAGCCCTCCGAGCCCTCCTGGGCCTCCGAGCCCGCTGAGCGGA
Encoded here:
- a CDS encoding transporter, whose translation is MSVLDTPVTAVAPAAPTSGLTPVFVRLKLSLLRNGLRQSAGRRAAFIVSLVLTLLVAAGQVLGLVLLRGDEHAGTVVVLLTGVVALGWAVLPLFFPSGDDTLDPTRLAMLPLRPQPLVRALLVSSMIGVGPLFTLCLVTGSVLALARGAVGVVFAVLAVPLTMLLCVALSRAVATANVRLLNSRKGRDLAVLSGLVIAVGIQFVNFGAQRLGQSGGLSALEPAAGVVRWLPGASAIGAVDSASDGSPGIAVLQLLITVAALAALLWTWQRSLVKLMTAPDGSTLAAAEPSRKESSAGRGGLAGLLPEGRTGTVVQRSLRYVARDPKTKAGWVTALAIGAIVPLLNAFQGTGSVYFACFAAGMLGMQMYNQFGQDTSAFWMVALTISSPRDAYVELRARALALLLITLPYTLVVCVVTAAVIGDWETLPGALGLSFALLGAMVSTGAVASALFAYSIPQEGAFKNVAPGQGGLAWISILGGMVATSLLAAPVIAMTIWLHLADHHGALWLMVPGGVAYGAFIGWAGLKLAATRTANRLPEILTAVSKG
- a CDS encoding ABC transporter ATP-binding protein, whose protein sequence is MPDQADARTETDTRIDRGAGTEADATAGGAPTAPPAVRVQGLWKRFGEQVAVSGIDLELPAGKFIGLVGPNGAGKTTTLSMITGLLRPDMGTIEVAGHNVWTDPVEVKSRIGVLPEGLRLFERLSGRELLAYNGRLRGLPGDEVDKRATQLLDVLDLAGAQHKLVVDYSTGMRKKIGLAAALLHNPEVLFLDEPFEGVDPVSAQTIRGVLERYTRSGATVVFSSHVMELVESLCDWVAVMAAGRIKARGTLAEVRGDAPSLQTAFLELVGASGRDTGDALDWLGGSR
- a CDS encoding bifunctional DNA primase/polymerase — protein: MLVVEEPIGVTEAAQVPQQRGDHLLDAAVRYAEERHWDVFPGTWLEAVEGRERCSCGEPACALPGAHADRPDWAGQATGSGAAARRMWSRQPRASVLLPTGRTFDALEVPEAAGFLALARMERMDLTLGPVTCTPDRRMMFFVLPGAAAKAPELVRALGWNAEAIDLTGRGEGHYIAAPPTRVGGRGAVQWARKPTHVNRWLPDVDELISPLAYACAREAADARTRTS
- a CDS encoding transcriptional regulator, which produces MAARPLVARQPNERLQTLIQEAACSNAGLARRVNMVGAERGLDLRYDKTSVARWLRGQQPRGRAPGIIAEALGRKLGRTVTIDEIGMANGKNLASGVGLQYAPTVAGAVEQVCELWRSDVGRRDLLTGSAIAASALVEPSRDWLISGTDPQVERTAGARVGMSDVEAVRAMTTALTDLDHRFGSGHVRPVLVHYLNSVVSGLLSGAYREQVGRELFGAVARLTELGGYMAVDTGQPGLAQRYYIQALRLAQAAGDRAYGGYVLAASMSHLAAQLGNPREIAQLARAAQEGARGQVTPRAQAMFYAAEARGHALLGDARTCHAVAGRAVAALEQADPDTGDDPVWIAHFDAGYLADELAHCHRDLGQAQEAARRAREALAALPETRARRRGIGLVLLASAQVQQREVERACHTGTRAMELLGTVRSTRGAEYLDDLQQRLTPYAEEPAVREFGERLELQAA